Proteins co-encoded in one Bacteroidota bacterium genomic window:
- a CDS encoding class I SAM-dependent methyltransferase, giving the protein MYENNHTIHLTNTNTYMQLLSPTAWTDYELIDSGDFEKLERFGKYLTIRPEPQAVWDKQLPRSEWDKMAHVRFVSKSSSSGEWKKLKEMPDQWKINYAFAGNNQWAKNESPALTFRLGLTSFKHVGVFPEQAVNWEYIYNSITSIKANNPRFLNLFAYTGGASLAAKAAGADVTHVDSIKQVVSWAKENMDHSNLSNIRWVVEDALKFVKREEKRGNKYNGIILDPPAFGHGPSGEKWKLEDNINEMIKGVVNLLDADEHFLILNAYSLGFSSIIIENLLREKGGKKLETGELFLQSKVNNKLPLGVFGRFKNF; this is encoded by the coding sequence ATGTATGAAAACAACCATACAATTCACCTTACTAATACTAATACGTATATGCAACTACTTTCGCCCACAGCATGGACCGATTACGAACTGATTGATTCGGGAGATTTCGAAAAATTGGAAAGGTTTGGAAAGTACTTGACAATTCGTCCTGAACCACAGGCAGTATGGGATAAGCAACTCCCACGCAGCGAATGGGATAAAATGGCCCATGTGCGTTTTGTTTCTAAATCGAGCTCTTCTGGCGAATGGAAAAAGCTTAAAGAAATGCCTGATCAATGGAAAATAAATTATGCTTTTGCAGGAAATAATCAATGGGCAAAAAACGAATCCCCAGCACTAACCTTCCGACTCGGACTCACCTCCTTTAAACATGTGGGGGTTTTCCCTGAACAAGCTGTTAATTGGGAATATATTTATAACTCCATTACCTCAATAAAAGCAAATAACCCACGCTTTTTAAATTTATTTGCCTACACAGGAGGAGCTTCTTTAGCAGCAAAAGCAGCGGGTGCGGATGTTACCCATGTTGATTCAATTAAGCAGGTTGTTTCATGGGCAAAAGAAAATATGGACCATTCAAACCTAAGCAATATACGATGGGTAGTAGAAGATGCGCTTAAGTTTGTAAAAAGGGAAGAAAAAAGAGGAAACAAATACAACGGAATAATATTAGACCCTCCCGCATTTGGTCACGGCCCTAGCGGCGAAAAATGGAAGCTGGAAGACAATATTAATGAAATGATAAAAGGGGTGGTGAATTTGTTGGATGCCGATGAGCACTTTCTTATTTTAAACGCCTATTCGCTGGGTTTCTCTAGCATCATCATTGAGAACTTACTGCGTGAGAAAGGTGGCAAAAAACTTGAAACAGGAGAATTGTTTTTACAATCAAAAGTAAACAACAAGTTGCCCTTGGGGGTATTTGGAAGGTTTAAAAATTTTTAA